One Candidatus Omnitrophota bacterium DNA window includes the following coding sequences:
- the rpsL gene encoding 30S ribosomal protein S12 has protein sequence MPTIAQLIRFGRISKKKKSKSPALKACPQRRGVCIQVRTMTPKKPNSALRKIARVRLTTGLEVTAYIPGEGHNLQEHSIVMVRGGRVKDLPGVRYHIVRGTLDASGVNARRRGRSKYGAKRPKAA, from the coding sequence ATGCCCACAATTGCGCAACTGATTAGATTTGGTAGGATCTCCAAAAAGAAGAAAAGTAAATCTCCTGCTTTAAAAGCTTGCCCCCAGAGAAGAGGGGTATGTATTCAGGTGCGTACTATGACGCCTAAGAAACCTAACTCAGCTTTAAGAAAAATTGCCAGGGTTAGGCTTACTACTGGCTTAGAGGTTACCGCTTATATTCCTGGAGAAGGGCATAATCTTCAGGAACACTCCATTGTTATGGTTAGAGGAGGAAGGGTTAAAGATTTACCGGGTGTTCGTTACCATATTGTAAGAGGTACGTTGGATGCTTCTGGTGTTAACGCACGTAGGAGAGGCCGCTCTAAATATGGAGCAAAGAGACCGAAGGCAGCTTAA
- the rpsG gene encoding 30S ribosomal protein S7, whose amino-acid sequence MRRRKAQEKVILADPKYNSKIIAKFMNMVMVDGKKAIAERLVYSAFDIVLKNLNEQDILKVFYKALDNARPRLEVKPRRVGGATYQVPIEVRQERGTSIALRWLRDFAQNKKGKPMQQKLAEEIIAAYKGEGSAIKKRDDTHKMAESNKAYAHFRW is encoded by the coding sequence ATGAGAAGAAGAAAAGCACAGGAAAAAGTTATTCTAGCGGATCCTAAATATAACAGTAAGATAATAGCCAAATTTATGAATATGGTTATGGTTGATGGAAAAAAAGCTATAGCTGAAAGATTGGTTTATAGCGCTTTTGATATTGTGCTCAAAAATCTAAATGAGCAAGATATCTTAAAGGTGTTTTATAAGGCATTGGATAATGCCCGGCCACGCCTGGAAGTAAAACCGCGCAGGGTGGGTGGAGCAACCTATCAGGTGCCTATAGAAGTAAGGCAGGAACGTGGTACTTCTATAGCATTGCGCTGGCTTCGGGATTTTGCTCAAAATAAAAAAGGTAAACCTATGCAGCAAAAATTGGCGGAAGAAATTATCGCAGCCTATAAGGGAGAAGGATCGGCAATTAAAAAGAGAGATGATACGCATAAAATGGCTGAATCTAATAAAGCCTATGCGCATTTCCGCTGGTAA